The DNA segment CTTGGCGAGGTGAGCAACATCGTCACGGGTAATACCGTCCACTGAAGCACCTTTCTTCGGGGTTGTACTGTGCGCATGCAGTCGTACGCTGCACATGCTACCGCGTTGCAGTAGCGACAAGCCACACGTAACAGCGAACTGTGAGGCCAGGAATAGGGTCCCAAAACCGGGCAGGGTCCAACGTGAAACCTGCCCTTTCGTAGAGGCGGTGAGCGTTCGTCATATTCTCTCGACTGGACAACACCAACTGCCGGTAGCGCTGTCGGCCAGCAAATTCTTGGCACCTATGAACAAGCGCAGTACCAATTCCACGGCCCCGCGCAGACTCATCTACCGCCAACATCCGCATCTCAATCTCATCATCAGCAGCAATAGCCGCCCACGGACTGCCCCCTGCTGCTAAAGTCACCGCCCCGAGAATGTCGCCGGTTGCTGTCTCTTCCGCTACGAAGTGTGCAGTCGCTTCCCGAAAACGAGGTGCCACATCACGCAGAATGTCGATGTAGGGGGAATTTGGTTCCTCATAAGGGATGTAGGTCGTCGCCGTCATCTCCCCTACCCCCACCAAATCAGATTCACGCATAGCGCGAATAATTACTCCGTCAGGTGACGGGTTGCTCATACGTCTTTCTCCTTCAGTGCGGCCTTCCCGCCTTGCAGCAGAGTGACAAACTGCTCTTCCGTGAGCACGGGAATACCCAGTGTTTCGGCCTTGGTCAGTTTCGCGCCGGCATTCTCCCCAGCCACCACATAGTCTGTCTTCTTCGAGACAGACCCTGCCGTTTTGCCTCCCCGCGCCAGAATCGCCTCTTTTACCGAGTCACGGGTGAAACCCTCCAACGCGCCAGTAGCGACGATGGTGAGGCCCTCCAGAGTGGGCACCTGGGAAGATTCTTGCTGGTCCTCCATCTGTACACCCGCGGCCGCCCACTTTACCACAATTTCCCGGT comes from the Lawsonella clevelandensis genome and includes:
- a CDS encoding GNAT family N-acetyltransferase; protein product: MSNPSPDGVIIRAMRESDLVGVGEMTATTYIPYEEPNSPYIDILRDVAPRFREATAHFVAEETATGDILGAVTLAAGGSPWAAIAADDEIEMRMLAVDESARGRGIGTALVHRCQEFAGRQRYRQLVLSSRENMTNAHRLYERAGFTLDPARFWDPIPGLTVRCYVWLVATATR